A segment of the Toxotes jaculatrix isolate fToxJac2 chromosome 2, fToxJac2.pri, whole genome shotgun sequence genome:
ACCAAGCCTCTGTCACCTCCTATTTCACACTGCTGACTTTTGCTGTGCCCCTTTCTGGCATAACTGGGCCCTAAGAAGAATTTGAATTGTAGCTAAAACTTGCTAAACCATCAGATTTACTTACACAACGCAAAAAATAGGCTTTGGGATTTGTTTCATTCCAAACCCAGCAGCTCAACGTCAAAGATGAGGGTGGCGTTAGGAGGGATGATGCCAGGGTGGCCTTTGTTTCCATAAGCGTAGTCAGGTGAGCAGGTCAGCTTGGCCCTTTGACCAACACTCATCTGGAGGTGAGGAGGCAGATTGCGttacagacagaggagagagaaggaggcaaCAGGTGTCAGATGATCATACAGCCTCTGAAAGCAATGGTGAAAATATCTTGCTTTTAAAACGCATGCTTTGttcatatattaaaaaataatgttctaACCTCCAAACACAGAATAACAGAGAACATGAATGCCAATAGCATTAATAAGCACACTATAGCATGTCAAGTACTGTATATTCTCTGAGGGGCTGAATGAGTGCAACCTGCAGAATTGGTGTTAGTTCACAAAGTTAACAATTAGATTGATCAAAACACATGTGCATTTTATATGCCCAGTGTGTTTCAAGGTCTCCAGCCTACCTGCACTACTCCCTCTTCCCAGCCTCGGATAACTTCCTGCTTGCCGATCTTGAACCTGAAAGGTTTGTCCCTATCACGGGATGAGTCAAACTTACGTCCATCTGTCAAGGAGCCTATGAgcaaggagacagacagaagctcAGACTGAGGATAAAAAGTGGAACAGCTGcacaactttttttctgtgggtgAAACATCCAGCTATGGCCTCTTAACATGCACAACATTACAGTCTTCATCACTGAGAGGATTCCTGCTGCAGAAACTGTTTAAAATATGGGAAAATACTAGCTTTCTGTGCAGATAATTTCAGCCTAAATAAACTATATTAATAACATTTCATAAAGACAGTGGAAACAAATACATCTTCCAAGCTTGTCTGACATCTATCTTTCCTGCTGTATGTATATTGAGCGCGCAAATGAAAGGATTCCAAGGATCTCAGAAATAGCCGCTGCAGCTGTCTGCAGGGTGGGTTTCAGTGTGACAGTCAGGAAAACGCAAGCATCAATCTGCAGAACAGCACCCCTCCAAGACTATTTACGCCAGAGCTATTACTGTTATTAGCACCAGCAaggcagcatgtgtgtgtgtgtgtgtgagatggtttggtttggtgtggtgtgatgtgagtgtgtgtgtgtgtgtgtgtgcgtgtgtgggagAAGGTGCAACATTGCGCATGTTGTTGGGCACATCAGGGGGCGGCTGGCAAGATGCAGCCTTTAATCCAGGCAGTGGAGTGGGTGTCCTGTCGTCTTCTGGACATCCATACGGCAGCCTAATGGAATTATCTGTAAGAGCTGAAAGGTCCTATCCGAGTATCAAAGGCAACGTGCATCAATAAACTGCTGTTCCCATTTCACTGCCAGACAACACAGTGTTGACATTTTCTCACATCAACCATTTCCTGCAGGCAGAGCCTTTCCAAAAATCTAGCAAACCCAAGTTTTGATCTTCACTTGTACATCTACATTTAAAAGGGCTTGTGTAACAGACTATCCTGTTTCATGTACCATTTAAGGGCTGCTTTGTAGACTGACAGGAGGGGATCCCGCCCAGAGAGGATATCCTGTAGTATgtgttatataaaaaaaaaaacatgcaggcTTATGcctaaaaagaaattaaaaaaaaaaatttcactgtGCAAGGCCCAGATTGAAGTTAATTTTGAAGCAAAGAGGCTTGTGTTACAGAGAAAGTTATGTCTGTCTCACCAGGCAAGAAGGCTGAGGCCAGCTTTGCCAAACCAAGAACAGGTGCACACAAGTATACAGTCCAGCCTGCTGTGAAAGAAAAGCCATCTGAAATCccattttgctgctgctgctacatgGTTCATTATTAGTAGTCTTTAGGTTGCAGTGTCTCGTAGTGACTGACAGACCACAGTTGACTACCTCACCCACAGGCCGCAGTACGTCAGGCCACAAGGCTGAGTGTCGGACGTGGTGACGAGCAACACTGTCGCACCCCAAGGACCTGTACTCTCACCACTTTTGTTCACCCTCTACACTTCTGATTCGAGTCGGGAACATGTGTCGGCAGTGACAGTGGAGGATGAGAGGGAAGCTGAAAGCTATCGTGGACAACCCCTCCCGTCCTCTCTATGCCACACTGAGGAGGCTCAGGACCACATTAGAGCCACAGACTCATCCAGACACGTGCCTCAAAGCGCTTAGGGGGCTCTTTCATGCCATCAGCCATCAGACTCCACAACATCATGGCACCCAGCACCTCCTACCTCCACTGACTGAGACTCCACCACCATACACCACTCACAGCTAAATGGTtaccacagatacacacagatctATTTTCCTATATCTATACATCTATTATTGCCAGATATGGCAATGTCTGGAACTGTTTTCActacagaggtggttttgaagACTCTGATTGAACTCTGATTGTATATAGACAGATTTTGACACAATGATAGCGACATAACTGTGCAGGATGCAGTCATGAGACTTTACAGATGTGTAGCTGAAATCAAAACGAAGGCCGAGTTCAAAGATGGGTGTAGTCCGACCCATGAGTACAATGATGTAGTAATGACTACTGAGCACTcatgtaatagtatagtaaaaatgtgaacatgttGACGTTGTGGCAGCTGGTGTGATCCTATcacaagatggtctctagtttaATCTTATTTTTCACTTATTGCTGATGTACATCTATACATCCATATGAAATCTCTTTCTTTGATTTTAACTCACTCCATTCCCTTGTGCTGCTGAGTCAAATTGAATTTCCTCTATGGGGATCAATAACGTTACATCTCATCTTATCCTGATACAGTTCATGCTAGAGGCCTGGCTCTGTGAATggcagtgtctgtctgtctgccagtcagtccaccactttgctCCAGACAGAAATGGGTTGGAAATGGATGGGTTGGCATGAAATTTAGTACAGACGTTgatggtgcccagaggatgaatacTAATAACTTTAGCTATCCTTTGAGTTTTCCATCAGCGCTATCatcaggttgacatttgtggttttaagtcAAAGTCCACAACAGCTATTGGGTGGACTGCCACAAAATATGTTATATTCATGTCCACCACATGGTGAACTGAAATAACTGGAGATCCTCTGACTTCTCCACTTCACCACACCATCATCAGTTCAAAGTCTGATCTGTTCATTACTTTGCTTTATGAGTGAATTCCTGCAAAGCTAAcagcattcccatcagcctcaccTGTATGTTGGTGTTAATGATCATTAACAAACGTTAGCATATTTTCACGTTAACTATGATGGTAAACATGCTAAATATTACACCTCCTGCACACAAACCTGTTATCATTACGAACATGTTGACCTCAGCGTTTAGCTTAAAGTTAGCACAGCTTTGAACACTTAGTCCTGTTAGGAAATAATCAGAGTGACAACAATAAGTCACgtagaaaatgaatcagcaactAATCTGATGATCTCATTTAAACTCTAGGATTGTTTACTGCTGTTCAGACAAAACAGGACCAGGGCTCTGGAATATTGTACTGggctttgtctttatttgttgttgtctaGAGACTTAATGATGAATTGGCTGAATTGAAGAAAATCCATTaatattaatcaataatgaaagcAATCATTAGCTACCAGTGTAGATATTATTCTGTTTATTGGTCCTGTATCTGTATCATGATGGCACAAAGTAAATGTTAAGAATCTAAAGCTACAACTGATGTGACGGAGCCTCTACAGGAATAATTCAGTGAGCTCATATACAGGAGGTACAGTGGGACTACTTCAAATATTCAGTGTCATTTaaacattgtgtgtctgtggacaaAATATTACAGGTTTAATACAGTGCGTCTGCCATTATGTCTGTAGGCCAGACGGTTATAATCCGCTCAACTAAACgccaccaaccccccccccagaAACTCCAACAAAGACAGAGTAGCGCTGGAAATCAGACGGGATTTAAAACcccactgtctgtctgagctgtctgtctgtctctgtgtctgtctgggcCTCTGAGTGAACCCCGCGGCGGAATCCGTCTGCGTCTcccttccccttttttttttttcgtaattCTCTCCAGACAAGACAAATGACCACATTATCCACTGATCTTGGTGAGACTGTAATGGAACGCCTGGCCCAAACTGCAGCGCGCATTATTTTACGCAGTGGTGAATCCAGAGCGCTGTCCCCgggacacagcagcagcagcaccaccaccaccaccaccgctactgctgctgctgctgcaagaaCATTATTCTATTATCCGAATATACTGAACGCAAATGTGCTTCCAGGGAGTGAGAATGCGGCGAAGGGGTTAAATTTTCATGCAGCCCAGTCGGTGACTGACAGTCATGCCTCTTTGCCCTACTGAAAAATCACTGCCTGGAAggtttgaggctaaaaaaaaaaaaaaaaaatgtctgctggCATAGTTTAACGCACTCCACCGCGTTTAGGATTGTAGTCCAGTATCACCATAACCGCATGTTCCTGAGAGGATTTACAGTTTGCTGTGACACTGACAGGATTACCATGCTTGGGTATTTTTCATACGGGTGTAGGGGGACAGTTGCCCACAGCCGTCACTCCACTTGTACGGCCTTCATTAGTAGAAATGCCCAGGCTGAGTAGCTAAATGTGCAGGAATTGTCCATGCAACGCACAAGAACAAGTTTCGGATTGAGAACTCACCAACATAATGCACCACACACGTCTGTCCTTTTTTGGGGAAAGTCCTTCCTGTGGAGAAACCAAAGAGTCGCTTAATACAACGGCCGTACGCAATTGAGGCGGTGTTTTCTGCGGCTGTGTGAGATACACGCAAACAGAGAAGTGCAAACATGCACCcagaaatgaacacaaacaaGTTTCCCTTCCGTGCagtcgctttttttttttttttttttttttttttaccgtcgCCCGGAGTTATAGTCTCGATTTCGACTCCCATTTTCAGCGGCGTGTTCTGGAGCTCTCTCCCTGCACCCGGCACCACTCTTCCcgcagtctgtctgtctgctcctccAGCGGATGTTctcagctgtctctctctctctctctctctctctctctctctctctctctctctgcagggagACCAGCGTCAATTCTTCATGTTACACAACAACACTTCCGCCCACCACCTCCAAAGTAAAAGCCGCACAGAGGCATTTCAGCCCCGTCCCCCGCCCCCGCCCTCTCTGGTGGACACAGTGGAGGTCCACATAACATGAGTCATTTCCATTAAAATGAtgactaaaaaataaaacaaaataaatgaatcactCATGGCAAAAACAAGTCCATCCGGTCCAGCACAGGCCATTGTGCAAACAAGCATCACAGGGACACTGAGTAAATAAATAGGTGATAATAACAAACAGCTGAATGTGGACTAATTAAACAACAATGGTAAAATATTCATCAAATACACaataattaaaaggaaaaataaatgtagacCTACAACTGTTCAGGGAACTCACAAAAACAACTCTTCATAGTACACTGAGGTACACACACTTGTCTGTGGTCAGTTGAGAGGAGTCTGTCAAAAATAGATGATTGAATTGATGATGAAATAATTGCTGGTTTCAGACTTACAGGTTTCCTGTGATggataaacagataaaatgaaaacagtttgatcAAACACTTTATAGCAAAT
Coding sequences within it:
- the fkbp1ab gene encoding FKBP prolyl isomerase 1Ab, yielding MGVEIETITPGDGRTFPKKGQTCVVHYVGSLTDGRKFDSSRDRDKPFRFKIGKQEVIRGWEEGVVQMSVGQRAKLTCSPDYAYGNKGHPGIIPPNATLIFDVELLGLE